The stretch of DNA GAGCACGTGCTGGCCACGGCCGGCGGGAGACGTGCCGCGGAGGCGCAGGCGACTGTACAGCGCCAGCGCGGTATAGGAGGCAAGAGCCGCCAGCCCGAAGCCAATGGCGCCGCCGAAGGCCGCGATGAGGACGCCCGTGATGGAGGGGCCGATCATGCGACCGGCCTGCCACGGGATGGAGCCGAGGGCGATGGCGTTCGCCAGCCGATCGCGCTCGACGAGCTGCGGCACGAGCGCCATGCGGCTCGGCTCGTCGAATGCTCGGAAGGTATTGCTCAATGCCGCGAGGGCCAGCAGGTGCTCGAGCCGGACCAGGCCCGACATCGTCAGCACGAAGGCAATGGTCAGGGTCCCCGCGGTCAGGATCTGCGTCACGATCAGCATGCGCAGCCGATTGATGCGATCGGCCAGGACGCCGCCGAAGAGCTGGAAGAGGACCAGTGGGACTCCCTGGGCGAGGCCGAGATATCCCAGTGACAGCGGATCCCGGCTCACCTCCCACGTCATCCAGGCGAAGGTCATGTATTCCGCCCGGTGGCCGAGTACGTAGAAGACGAGCCCGAGCCAGTAGAAGCGGTAGTTTCGCCCCTTCAGGGCAGAGAACGTTGACGGCCTGGCGGCATGCG from Candidatus Methylomirabilota bacterium encodes:
- a CDS encoding MFS transporter; this translates as MPASAHAARPSTFSALKGRNYRFYWLGLVFYVLGHRAEYMTFAWMTWEVSRDPLSLGYLGLAQGVPLVLFQLFGGVLADRINRLRMLIVTQILTAGTLTIAFVLTMSGLVRLEHLLALAALSNTFRAFDEPSRMALVPQLVERDRLANAIALGSIPWQAGRMIGPSITGVLIAAFGGAIGFGLAALASYTALALYSRLRLRGTSPAGRGQHVL